In Coleofasciculus sp. FACHB-1120, the genomic stretch GGACGTTCCCTCGGTGATTGATTGTCCAGTAGATTACCGCGAAAACTTCCGTCTCACACAAAAGGCTGGCGATTTGAGCTGCAAGATTTGGGAATAGTCATGAGTCATGAGTGATCAGTCATTAGTCATCAGTCGGTTGTCAATGACCGATGACTAATGAACAATGACCAATGACCAATCATGAATGACCCATGAAAATCGCTACTTGGAACGTCAATTCGATTCGCAGCCGCTTAGAGCAGGTGGTGCAGTGGTTGCAGGATAATCCGGTCGATGTCCTATGCCTGCAAGAAACGAAAGTGGTCGATAAGGATTTTCCGCGATCGCCCTTTGAGGAACTAGGGCTTCACCTGTACATTTCCGGTCAAAAATCTTATAACGGGGTTGCCCTTTTCAGCCGTTCGCCCCTTGAAGATGTCAGCACCGGGTTTGCCCCAATTTTGGGTAAAGAGGATTTTGACGAACAGAAGCGGGTCATTACTGGCGTTATCGATGGCATTCGCATCGTGAATCTCTACGTGCCCAATGGCTCAGCCGTCGGAAGCGAGAAATACAAATACAAACTGCTTTGGCTGAAAACTCTCCGCGAGTACCTGCAAGCACTACTCGAAAAACAGCCCAGTTCCCTCTGTATCTGCGGCGATTTCAATATTGCCCCCGAAGACCGAGATATTCACGATCCACTCAGTTATAAAGGTCGGATTATGGCATCCGATCTAGAGCGTCAAGCTTTGAGCAGCATTTTAGAGCTGGGTTTGGCAGATGCCTTTAGAAAATTCACAATAGAAACAGGACATTTCAGCTGGTGGGACTATCGAACCGGAGCGTTTCGACGCAACTGGGGTTGGCGGATTGACCATCACTACTTGACGCCAGACCTTTACGAACGTTCATCCAGCTGCACCATCGATCGCTCTCCCAGAGAACTGCCCAAACCCAGCGACCATACTCCCGTGATTGTAGAATTTTAAATTTTCCACCATCAATCCCACACCCAAAATTGATTAGGAACTTAAAATCATGTTTTTAGTAACTGGAGCTACAGGCGGACTCGGACGCCGAATTGTGCGGCTGCTGCGGGAGAGAGAAATGCCGGTGCGAGCATTTGTCCGCCTGACATCCCGTTACAGCGAGCTGGAACACCGAGGAGCAGAAATTTTTATTGGTGATTTGCAGCGCGATAAAGATATCGAAAAAGCTTGCCAAGGCGTTCAGTACATCATCGCCGCTCACGGCGGTGAGAGCGATGCTCAAGCGTTAGGCTACCGAGCGAATATTGAACTCATTGACCGGGCAAAAGAAGCTGGCGTCCAGCACTTTGTTTTCATTTCGGTACTGGGAGCAGATCGCGGGTACGAAGACGCAC encodes the following:
- the xth gene encoding exodeoxyribonuclease III; the encoded protein is MKIATWNVNSIRSRLEQVVQWLQDNPVDVLCLQETKVVDKDFPRSPFEELGLHLYISGQKSYNGVALFSRSPLEDVSTGFAPILGKEDFDEQKRVITGVIDGIRIVNLYVPNGSAVGSEKYKYKLLWLKTLREYLQALLEKQPSSLCICGDFNIAPEDRDIHDPLSYKGRIMASDLERQALSSILELGLADAFRKFTIETGHFSWWDYRTGAFRRNWGWRIDHHYLTPDLYERSSSCTIDRSPRELPKPSDHTPVIVEF